In one Neobacillus sp. CF12 genomic region, the following are encoded:
- a CDS encoding DUF5316 domain-containing protein — protein MKILIIGLSIVVIAFLISMFSSDYTLLYKITGVVGIISLILGALLSGAFLDGDRLGRNLQSESKEDRKQRSSQTNSILLIGLPNLLIAAVCFFLMK, from the coding sequence ATGAAGATATTAATTATAGGACTAAGTATCGTGGTGATCGCTTTTCTAATTTCAATGTTTTCAAGCGATTACACTTTATTGTATAAAATCACAGGCGTTGTCGGAATTATCTCACTGATATTAGGTGCTTTGTTATCTGGAGCATTCTTGGATGGGGATAGGTTAGGTAGAAATCTACAATCCGAATCAAAAGAAGATAGAAAACAAAGATCTTCACAAACTAATTCTATATTGTTAATAGGATTACCTAATTTATTAATTGCAGCGGTTTGCTTTTTTCTAATGAAATAA